In a single window of the Bacillus clarus genome:
- the hrcA gene encoding heat-inducible transcriptional repressor HrcA, whose amino-acid sequence MLTERQLLILQTIIDDFIGSAQPVGSRTLAKKDEITFSSATIRNEMADLEELGFIEKTHSSSGRVPSEKGYRFYVDHLLAPQNLPSEDIVQIKDLFAERIFEAEKVAQQSAQILSELTSYTAIVLGPKLSTNKLKNVQIVPLDRQTAVAIIVTDTGHVQSKTITVPESVDLSDLEKMVNILNEKLSGVPMADLHNKIFKEIVTVLRGYVHNYDSAIKMLDGTFQVPLSEKIYFGGKANMLSQPEFHDIQKVRSLLTMIDNEAEFYDILRHKQVGIQVKIGRENSSTAMEDCSLISATYSIGEEQLGTIAILGPTRMQYSRVISLLQLFTRQFTDGLYKSK is encoded by the coding sequence ATGCTTACGGAACGTCAGCTCTTAATTTTACAAACAATTATTGATGACTTTATTGGATCAGCGCAACCCGTTGGGTCAAGGACGTTGGCTAAGAAAGATGAAATTACGTTTAGTTCAGCTACTATTCGAAATGAAATGGCTGATTTAGAGGAATTGGGGTTTATTGAAAAAACGCATAGTTCTTCTGGTCGTGTTCCTTCTGAGAAAGGATATCGATTTTATGTAGACCATCTTTTAGCGCCACAAAATTTACCGAGCGAAGATATTGTACAGATTAAAGATTTATTTGCTGAAAGAATTTTTGAAGCAGAAAAGGTTGCACAGCAATCTGCTCAAATTTTATCAGAGCTTACAAGTTATACGGCAATTGTTCTTGGGCCGAAATTGAGCACAAATAAGCTTAAAAATGTACAAATTGTGCCGCTTGATCGTCAAACTGCAGTCGCTATTATTGTAACGGATACAGGGCATGTACAAAGTAAAACGATTACCGTTCCGGAATCTGTTGATTTATCAGATTTAGAAAAAATGGTTAATATTTTAAACGAGAAGCTATCTGGTGTACCGATGGCAGATCTGCATAATAAGATCTTTAAAGAAATTGTTACAGTCTTGCGTGGGTATGTTCATAATTATGATAGTGCAATAAAAATGTTAGATGGTACATTTCAAGTTCCTTTATCGGAAAAGATATACTTTGGAGGAAAAGCAAATATGCTTTCGCAGCCAGAGTTCCATGACATTCAAAAAGTAAGATCCTTGTTGACTATGATTGATAATGAAGCTGAGTTTTATGATATTTTGCGTCATAAACAAGTAGGCATTCAAGTGAAAATTGGCAGGGAAAACTCTTCAACAGCGATGGAAGATTGTAGTTTAATTTCTGCAACGTATTCAATTGGTGAAGAGCAACTTGGAACAATTGCAATTTTAGGTCCGACGAGAATGCAGTATTCTCGTGTAATTAGTTTGTTACAATTGTTTACAAGACAATTTACAGACGGATTATATAAATCAAAATAA
- the hemW gene encoding radical SAM family heme chaperone HemW has product MVQAAYIHIPFCQHICHYCDFNKVFIERQPVDQYLEYLEKEIINTVQKVPFDSMKTIFVGGGTPTALNMEQTKKLLDIINRRLRPFAPNCELTFEANPGDLPKEKLNLLLEGGVNRISFGVQTFRDELLEKIGRKHTREDAFVAIREAQEVGFTNINVDIIYALPGQTIEDVKETLDIAFTLGVQHFSAYSLIVEPKTVFYNLMNKGKLRLPGEDHEAKMYEMVMDEMEKHGYNQYEISNFSKGDNESRHNLTYWNNEEYYGFGAGAHSYVNGERIQNVGPLKQYFTKIDETGFPYLDVHEVTEKEKMEEELFLGLRKTKGVSKLEFQKKFGIEMDTVFAKQLLNNQEHGLLQNKDDHVCLTRQGKLLGNEVFQSFLID; this is encoded by the coding sequence TTGGTACAAGCTGCATATATTCATATTCCGTTTTGTCAGCATATTTGTCACTATTGTGATTTTAATAAAGTGTTTATTGAACGCCAACCGGTAGATCAATATTTAGAGTACTTAGAGAAAGAAATAATAAATACGGTTCAAAAAGTACCGTTTGATAGTATGAAAACGATTTTTGTTGGTGGAGGAACGCCGACAGCATTAAATATGGAACAGACAAAAAAACTGCTCGATATCATTAATCGTCGTTTGCGTCCGTTTGCTCCGAATTGTGAATTAACTTTTGAAGCGAATCCAGGGGACTTACCGAAAGAGAAGTTGAACTTACTGTTAGAAGGTGGCGTGAACAGAATTAGTTTTGGTGTACAAACGTTTCGTGATGAACTGCTTGAGAAAATCGGGCGCAAGCATACGAGGGAGGATGCGTTTGTAGCAATTCGAGAAGCGCAGGAAGTTGGCTTTACAAATATTAATGTAGATATAATTTATGCTCTGCCAGGGCAGACGATAGAAGATGTAAAAGAAACGTTAGACATTGCCTTTACGCTCGGTGTGCAACATTTCTCAGCATATTCATTAATTGTGGAACCGAAAACAGTGTTTTATAACTTAATGAATAAAGGGAAATTAAGGCTCCCAGGTGAAGACCATGAAGCGAAAATGTACGAAATGGTAATGGATGAAATGGAGAAACACGGTTATAACCAGTATGAAATTAGTAATTTCTCAAAAGGTGATAATGAAAGTAGACATAATCTCACATACTGGAATAATGAAGAGTACTATGGATTTGGAGCTGGAGCGCATAGTTATGTAAATGGAGAACGTATTCAAAATGTAGGACCGCTCAAGCAGTATTTCACGAAAATTGATGAAACAGGATTTCCTTATTTAGATGTTCATGAAGTGACTGAGAAGGAAAAAATGGAAGAAGAGTTGTTTTTAGGACTTCGAAAAACGAAGGGTGTTTCGAAGCTAGAGTTTCAAAAGAAATTTGGTATAGAGATGGATACAGTCTTTGCGAAACAATTGTTAAACAATCAAGAACATGGATTACTTCAAAATAAAGATGACCATGTTTGTTTAACGAGGCAAGGGAAATTATTAGGTAACGAAGTGTTTCAGTCATTTTTAATTGATTAA
- a CDS encoding winged helix-turn-helix transcriptional regulator: MSENIRKDIQEKIQNGNFNCEKELTLSIISGKWKVVILWHLGVEGPHRFSELQRLFPSISHKVLSNQLKELMEDGIVDRTVYPEIPPRVEYYMTELGTSLLPIVEMMYDWGKMRMEQIRNMLEK; this comes from the coding sequence ATGTCTGAAAACATTCGGAAAGATATTCAAGAAAAAATACAAAACGGCAATTTTAATTGTGAGAAAGAATTAACACTTTCTATAATTAGTGGGAAGTGGAAAGTTGTAATTTTATGGCACCTCGGTGTGGAAGGACCTCATCGTTTTAGCGAATTACAAAGGTTATTCCCGAGTATTTCTCATAAAGTTTTGTCGAACCAATTAAAAGAGTTAATGGAAGATGGGATTGTTGATCGAACAGTATATCCCGAAATTCCTCCTCGTGTTGAGTATTATATGACGGAACTAGGCACGTCACTTTTACCAATCGTTGAAATGATGTATGATTGGGGGAAAATGCGAATGGAACAAATCCGTAATATGTTAGAGAAGTAG